The Mycolicibacterium flavescens genomic interval GTTTGACGCCGGTCGGCGCCGCCGCAGCGCGGCTGTGGAAGAACACGGTCGTGTACGTGAAAGAAAACGTGCTCGCCGATGACGCGCTGGCGACACCGTTGGTCGTCGGCCACGCCACGCGCCTGCTGGCCGCGGTGACGTTGTCGACGTTTCCGAACTCGGCGCGGGTTCCTCGGTCGTGCTCACACAACCACACCGATCACCAGCCGGTTCTGCTTCGTCGTGCGATCGAGTTCATCGACGCGAATGTGCAGAGGGACATCGGCCTGACAGATATCGCCGAAGCCGTCCACGTCACACCCCGGGCGGTGCAGTACATGTTCAGGCGCCACCGCGCCACCACACCCCTTCAGTACCTGCGCAGGGCTCGGTTGAACTACGCGCACCGGGAACTTCTGGCAGGACGGCAAGGCGCCACCGTCACCGAGATTGCAGCCCGATGGGGGTTCGCGCACACGGGTCGGTTCGCGGTGCTGTACCGACAAATGTACGGCCAGAGCCCGCACATCACGCTGAACAGCAGCGGTTCACGGCGTCACGTTCTCCGGTCCAATCACCGCCCACACCGTCTTGCCTGACGTCGTCGGCGCGTTCCCCCAGCTGCGACAGAGCGCCGCGACGATCCGCAACCCCGACGGTCGTCCCGTGGCTGTGGCCGCTTCCCTGAGTAGGGCGGGAGCGCGGCTTGTGTCGTTGACGGCGACCGCCACCGAGTGACCGCTGCACTCCACCCGCAGACCGGGAGCGCTGTCGGTGTGCTGCAGGACGTTTTCGACCAACGTCGTGACCACGACCTTCACCGTCGAGACCATCTCCGTGCGGGCCCAGGTCGTCAGCCACTCTGCACTCAGTTCCCTGGCTCGCTGAAGGCTGGGTAGCGCGGCGGGCAGCTCGGCGCGTGCCCGCCTGCGAAGTCGAGGCGTGCTGGTCGCATTGAGTCGGTCGATGGCGGACCCAGCGCAGGCGAAGACCGGTACGTGGCGGGTGACGCCGGCGTCATCGATGGCAGCGCGCGTCGAAGTATCCCCACACAGCAGCACCACGGGCACGCCGGGCCACCGGTCGACGTGCCGTCGGGCGCTGCTGAACACCGCCCAGGCAGAAGCGGCTGGAACGTCGATACCGGCGATGTCGACCAAGACTGCCTGCGGTTCGTCGAGCGCTGTCTGGATGATCTGATCGCGCAGCGAGCGATACGTGCTGCCGTCCAGCACGCCGCGAGGCCTCAAGACGACTGCCGAACCGTAAGGAGCTGTTGACACTTCGACGCCCTGCATTGCGAGTCGTCTACCCGCTTCGGCGGTGCGCAAATCGAGTCAGAGCTTGGCGATGACCTTCTCGGCGAACTTCTCCAGGTGACGGATCTTGGTGCCTAGCGGTTCTGCGTCCGGTCCGGTGATGTAGGGCATCCGGAACCCGACGATGACGTCGGTGACGCCTTTGTCTTCGAGTCGTTTGATGCCGTCGGGCGTGTACGCGTCGGCGGAGATCACGTGAATCTCGAACGGCCCGGTACTGCCTTCTTCTTCGCGAAACTGCTTGAGCTGCTTGAGGAGTCGGTCCAGCTCCTCGGCGTCGCCGCCACCGTGCATCCAGCCGTCATTGCGTGCGGCCCGCTTGAGCGCGGCGTCGGCGTGGCCCCCGATGAGGATCGGGATCGGTTCGGTGGGCGCCGGCGTCATCTTCGTTTTCGGGATGTCGTAGAACTCGCCGTGGAACTCGAAGTACTCGCCGGTGGTCAGCCCCCTGATGATCTCGATGCACTCGTCCATGCGCTTACCGCGCCTGGCGAACGGCACATCCATCAGCTCGTAATCCTCGGGCCACGGGCTGGTGCCGACGCCCAGGCCGAGACGGTTCCCGAACAGAGCGGCCAGCGAGCCGGCCTGTTTGGCCACCAGCGCGGGCGGCCGGATGGGGAGCTTGAGGACGAAGAAGTTGAACCGCAGCGTGCTGGTGACCGCGCTCAGCGCGCCTGCGAGCACGAACGCCTCGATGAACGCCTTGCCGTCGAGGAATTCGCGGCTGCCGTCCGGGGTGTAGGGGTATCTGGAGTCCGACTCGAACGGGTAGGCGACGCTGTCGGCGATCGTCATCGCGTGGTAGCCGGCCGCCTCTGCGGCTTGTGCCAGTGGAATGTAGAACGTCGGATCGGTCATCGCTTCGGCATAGGTGAACCGCACACGGAAATACTAGAACGTGTTCTAGTTCTTGGTTTAGGTATTGGCGCATCGGGAATCTGGACGCCGTGAGTGCGGCCAAAGCTATGTACAAACCCCTTTCGATGATGAGCGCCGTCGCGGGCGGACTCATCGCCGGCAAGATCTTCACCGAGATCTGGCAACGGATGCACCCGGACGACGAAGAGCCGGATCCGGAGGACCTCAACCGGTCGACGCGGGAGGTGTTCATCGCCGCCGCGATACAGGGCTTGCTCGTGGGCGTGGTGCGCGCGGCGCTGGCGCGCGGCCAGGCGAAGAGCTTCCAGGCGTTGACCAACGAGAACCCCGAGTAACGGTCAGCGACCCAGCTCGTCGCGGACGCGATGGTGGCACGGTTGCGCCGGCCTAGCCGTTCAACGGGTAGGGCGGTGCGCCGACGCCCGCAACACAGTGCGTGCCCCACGGCGTCACCTCGGTCAGCTGGCCCTCTGCGGTGCAGTCGGCGATCGAGATGCGCACGGCCTGGGGCAGCCGGATCTCGGATGCCAGATCGAAAACCATTCCGCGCCAGTGGTATCGGCCGTCGATCGGATCGAGGTGACCGGTCAGGCGCACCCGCACGCCGTGATCGGTGTCGTTCATCCGGAGGGCCGCGAGGCCGTCATACACATCACTCATCGAGGCAGAAATCCGCTACGGCGCCACATCCGGCGGGCGATCGGCCCCATCAGATCGATCTCTTCGAAGAACGATGCCAGCGGCGCGAAACCGGCCTCTTTCCGACTTCGATGGTGGTTGTTGGCCAATGCCATCCGGCGGGCGGCACGGGCGTCGAGACCCATGCGCCGGTACGGGGCGGGGATGGTCAGCAGGTAGCGGTAGAACGGTCCTCCGACGCCGTGCAGGTTGCTCATCACGAATCGTTGGGTGAAGCCCATGTGAGGCCTGGTGCGACGCAGCCCGTCGCGCGCGTACTGGATGTGGCGCGCCTCCTCGGTCACGTGGATGCGCATGAGCCGCTGGACGATTGGCTGCAATTCGGGATTCTCGAGGATCTGGCGCTGCAGCGCGTCGAAGATCTCCTCGCCGACCAGTGCGGCACCCCACAGGATCGGTCCGCGGAACAGCAGCGGGAGTGCGTTGATGACGGCCCGCTGCCACCGGCGGGGCTGCACCGGGTCGGCGCCGAGCCGCTCGATCACTTTGCCGAACATGACCATATGCCGTGTCTCGTCACCGAGTTCGGTCAGCGAGTAGTGCGTCGATGACGCCCTCACATCCCGGTGCATCAGGTCGCGCAGGAGTGCCTGGTTGAGGATGTTCTCGAACCAGATACCCGCCGACAGGATGTTGACCAATTCCTGACGGGACAACTCAATCTGCTGCTCGCGGGTCATCGCGTCCCACAGCGGCGTGCCGTAGAGGGTCACGGTGTGCGGCGGCAGGAAGAATTTGTCGGGGTCAAGCGGTGCGTCCCAGTCGATGTCCACGGCCGGTGCATAGGACTTCTTGGCGGAGCCTTTGAGCAGGCGTTCTGCGATGTTTTCGCGCGTCGGGCGGGAGCTGCTGACCGGTGTCGTCATGGATTCACGGTAAGTAGGCCGCAGACTTAAGTCAATACCGGCGGTACCGCATACTTGCGGTAACGGTTGCGTTTGCCGGGGGCGGGTGAGGGTATCGGGTGGTATGCGAACCGACGAGGACGACAGGACTGCCCAGGCACCTGACCCCGACGATCCCCGCAAACCCGAGTCGCCGACCGATCTCACCCGGCCGTCCCTGCTGTATTCGATGCGCAAGGCGGTGCGCGAGTTCCAAAAAGACGAGTGCACGGACCTGGCCGCGGCGCTGACCTACTACGCAGTGCTGTCGATCTTTCCCGCGCTGGTGGTCATGGTGTCGCTGCTGGGCGTGTTCGGGCAGGGCAGGCGCACGGTGGACGCGCTGCTCGACATCGCCTCGGATGTGGCGCCCGCGTCGGCGTTGGACACCCTGCGGCCGACGATCGAACAACTCGTCAACGCGCCGACGGCCGGATTCGCGTTGGTGGCGGGCATCGTGGGCGCGTTGTGGACCGCGTCGGGTTACGTCGGCGCGTTCGGTCGCGCGATGAACCGCATCTACGAAATCGATGAGGGCCGACCGGTGTGGAAGCTGCGACCGGTGCAGCTGCTGCTGACACTGATCGGTCTGGTGATGGCGGCTGCCGTGGTGTTCATGCTCGCGGTCAGCGGACCGGTTGCCCAGGCGCTCGGCGATGCGATCGGGTTGGGCGATGCGGCGGTCACGGCGTGGAACGTGGTTCGGTGGCCGCTGATCCTGCTCTTTGTCGTGCTTGCGGTCGCGATCCTGTACTACGTCACACCCAACGTCCAGCAGCCGAAATTCCGATGGATCAGCGGCGGCGCGGCGCTCGCGATCGTCGTGTGGCTGCTCGCGTCGCTGGGGTTCGGGCTCTACGTGGCCAACTTCGGCAGCTACAACAAGACGTACGGCGCGTTGGCCGGTGTCATCGTGTTCCTTCTGTGGTTGTGGATCACGAACCTGGCGCTGCTGTTCGGCGCGGAGGTGGACGCCGAGGTCGAGCGAGGCCGTCAACTGCAGGCCGGTCTGCCCGCCGAGCACGAGTTGCAGTTACCGCCCAAGGACGACCACAACATCCGCAAGGAAGAGGCTGCCGAGAAGAAGGATGCCAAGCGGGCCAGGCGGCTACGTCTGTCCCGCGGGCGCAAACACTGAGGGCATACTCGCGGGCGTGACCCGTCGAATTCACGTCATCGGCATCGGCGCGGGCGACCCCGACTACGTCACCGCCCAAGCGGTGGCCGCGCTCAACGACACGCAGGTGTTTTTCGCGATGGACAAGGGATCCCGCACGCGAGGAGGACAAAATGCAGAAGCGAAGGACGACCTGGTGGCGCTGCGGCGACACATCTGCCAACGCTTCATCCGCGAGCCCGGATACCGCTTCGTCGAACTGTCCGACCCGCCGCGGGTCAGAGACGTCCCTGACGGGCCGGCGTACCGGCAAGCGGTGGCCGACTGGCACGCCGCGCGAGCGCGGGTGTGGGCCGACGCGATCGAGAACGAACTCGCGCCCGACGGCGTTGGCGGCTTCCTCGCGTGGGGCGACCCGTCGCTCTACGACAGCACCCTGCGCATCCTGGACACCGTCGCGATTCACGTCGACATCGACTGCGACGTCATCCCGGGCATCACCGCGATCCAGGCGCTCACCGCGCGACATCGCATCCCCCTCAACGACGTCGGCGAACCGGTGCTGGTCACCACCGGCAGACAACTGCGCGACCACGGCCTGACCGGAAGCGCGGTCGTGATGCTCGACGCCGACTGTTCGTTTCTGACGTGCCCGCCTGACACCCGCATCTGGTGGGGCGCCTATCTCGGTACACCCGACGAATTGCTGATGGCCGGCACCGTCGGTGACGTCGGTGAAGAGATCGCCCGGGTGCGCGCCGACGCGCGGCAGCGTCACGGCTGGATCATGGACACCTATCTGCTGCGGTCGGCGAACGCACACGGTTGACGGGTTGATTGCACGCACCGGGTGCGTGGGATCAACCCGTCAAAGCCCTCACTCGCCCCGGCGCTCGGGGTCGTTGCGCTGCATCCACAGCCGGTAGACCTCGATCGCGGCGTCGTCGGGCTGATAGCGCATCGGCAGCCGCCGTTCGTCCCAGTTCTTGGCGAATTCGTCGTAGAAGGTGTTGAGCTCGAAGTACTTTCGATCGTCGACGTAGTAGCGGGCGTAGTCGTCGCGGGTGGTCAGAAAGACGACTTCGTCGGGGGAGCAGTAGTACAACGAGCCCAGACACATCGGGCACGGGTGGGCGAGAACGTAGATGGTGGCGCCGGTCAGGTGCTCGGTGCCGAGCTTCGTGCACGCCTTCCGGATCGCCAGGATCTCGGCGTGTGCGGTCGGATCATGCGTCTGGGCAACCTGATTGGCGCTCTCGGCCAGCACCTCACCGTCTCTGGCGATGACGGTCGCGAACGGGCGACCGCCCTCCTCGACGTTTCGTCGTGCCAGATCCACGGTCCGTTGTACGAAATCCACGGCTGCCCCTTCGGTTCATCGACTCGTTTAGGCTAATGCGATGTCGTTCCTCTTGCGGGCCGCTTTGACCGGCATCGCGCTGTGGGTGGTGACGCTGCTCGTCCCAGGAATCAGGTTCGTGGGGGCCGAATCGCAACTGCAGGAAATCGGCATCATCTTCGTCGTCGCGGTGGTCTTCGGTCTGGTCAACGCGATCATCAAGCCGATCGTGCAGATCATCTCCATCCCGCTCTACATCCTGACTCTCGGCCTGATCCACATCGTCATCAACGCGTTGATGTTGTGGATCACGTCGTGGATCACCGAGCACACGACGCACTGGGGCCTCTACATCGACGACTTCTGGTGGACGGCGATCTGGGCCGCGATCGTGCTGTCGATCGTGAGTTGGCTGCTGTCGCTGGTCACTGGTGGTGCCGTGCGACGCGATTGACCGGCACACTGGAACCATGCCCGAACTTCCCGAAGTCGAAGCACTCGCCGACCACCTGCGCCGCCACGCCGTCGGCCAGACGGTGGGACGCATCGACGTATCGGCGTTCTCGGTGCTCAAGACCTTCGACCCGCCGATCACCGCGCTCCACGGTCAGACCGTCACCGGAGCCGACCGGTGGGGGAAGTACCTCGGTCTGAAGGTCGGCGATCTGCACCTGATCACCCATCTGTCGCGCGCGGGGTGGTTGCGCTGGTCGGACAAGCTGGCGGCGGCGCCGCTGAAGCCGGGCAAGGGGCCAATCGCGTTGCGTGTACACCTCGGGCCCCCGGGCGAGGGCGCGGGTTTCGACCTCACCGAGGCCGGCACACAGAAACGGCTCGCGGTGTGGGTGGTCGACGATCCGGTCAAGGTTCCCGGCATCGCCACGCTGGGTCCCGACGCGCTGTCGCTGGGGCCCGACGACCTCGCCGGGTTGCTCGCGGCCAACAGGGGGCGGATCAAGACGGTGATTACCGACCAGAAGGTCATCGCGGGTATCGGCAACGCCTACAGCGACGAGATTCTGCACGTCGCGCGGATCTCCCCGTTCGCGACGGCGGCCAAGCTGACCGACGCGCAGCTGTCGGCGCTGCACGACGCGATGATCGGTGTGCTCTCCGATGCGGTGACCCGCTCGGTGGGCCAGCAGGCCGCGACGCTCAAGGGTGAGAAGCGGTCCGGCCTACGCGTGCACGCTCGAGCCGGGCTGCCCTGCCCCGTCTGCGGCGACACCGTGCGCGAAGTGTCGTTCGCAGACAAGTCGTTTCAGTACTGCCCGACGTGCCAGACGGGCGGCAAGGTGCTCGCCGATCGGCGGCTGTCGCGGCTACTCAAGTGAGCTTGCAGTACGACCGGGTGGCCGCCGACAGCGCGTGCCGGTAGAGCGGGTCGAGTTGGCGGGCGTTGACGACGGCGTCGATCGCGTGTTTGAGTTCGAACGTGCAGTTCGGTGCGTGCAGCGAATTCCACTGCTGCGCAATCTCATCGACCATGGCCTTGTTGAACTCGTCGATCTGCGAACGTGTCGCGTTCAGGTCGGGTGCGGTGTTAGGGGCGGAGGCGGGGTCGAACTTCCACTGACCGAAGCGGGTGTACTCCACACCCTCGGTGGCGTCGATCTGGTTGGTGAAGACCGCGCGCACATACCCCTGGTCGATGCCGCGCGCGGAGGCGTCGGCGGCGACAGCATCCAGGACAGCATCGGCGCGCTGCCGGTCCGTGATCGGCCCGCCGTTGATCCACTTGGCGGCCGCGACATCGTCGGCCGTCGCCAGGCGCTGCGCAGCGGTGTCGACCAACCGGTAGAGCCCAGAAGCGGGTTGACCGGCGGCGACCCCAGGGGAGAGCGCGACGAACAGGGCCACGAGCAGGAATGTAGCGCTCCGCAAAAGAATCATGCGGTCATTCTGACGGCGATTCCCTCGCTTAGTCTGTCGGGGTGACTCGGCAGAAGATATTGATCACCGGTGCGAGCTCCGGGCTGGGCGCCGGGATGGCCCGCGCATTCGCCGCAAAGGGCCGTGACCTGGCGTTGTGTGCCCGGCGCATCGACCGACTCGATGAACTCAAAGCCGAGCTGCTCGAGCGGCATCGCGGGATCAACGTCGCTGTCGCCGCCCTCGACGTCACCGATCACGAGCAGGTGCCCAAGGTGTTCGCCGAGCTCAGCGATGAACTCGGCGGCATCGACCGCGTCATCGTCAATGCCGGCGTGGGCAAGGGTGCGCCGCTGGGCTCGGGCAAACTGTGGGCGAACAAAGCCACCATCGAAACGAATCTCGTTGCGGCACTTGTCCAAATCGAGACCGCGCTCGAGATGTTCAAGAAGGCCGGCAGCGGACACCTGGTGCTGGTTTCGTCGGTTCTCGGAAACAAGGGCGTGCCCGGCGTCAAGGCCGCCTACGCCGCCAGCAAGGCCGGCGTGTCGTCGCTCGGGGAATCCTTGCGCGCGGAGTACGCGCACGGGCCGATCAAGGTCACGGTGCTCGAACCCGGTTACATCGAGTCCGAGATGACGGCGAAATCGCAGTCGACGACGTTGATGGTGGACAACGAAACCGGCGTGCGGGCAATGGTCGCCGCGATCGAACGCGAAAGTGGGCGCGCGGCGGTTCCGTGGTGGCCGTGGGCCCCGCTGGTCAAAGTCCTGCGGGTACTGCCGCCGCAACTGACAACGCCGTTCGCCTGAGCCTCCGTGTAGAGGCTGGCGCTTGGGGGAACCCGCAGCGCTAGTTCCTAGAGGAGGTATCTATGAGGGTGCTGTTGACCGGGGGTACCGGGTTTGTCGGGGCGTGGACGGCGAAAGCGGTGGCCGATGCGGGTCACCAGGTGAGGTTTCTGGTCCGCGATCCGGCCCGGCTCAAGACGAGCGCCGCGGAGATCGGCGTCGCGACCGACGACTACGCCGTAGGCGACATCGCCGACGCCGAGTCGACCGCCGCGGCGATGGATGGTTGCGACGCCGTAATCCACTCGGCGGCAATGGTTTCAGTGGACCCTCGGCAGGCCGACAAGATGCTGCGGACCAACCTCGACGGTGCCCACAACGTGCTCGGTGTGGCTGCGGAACGTGGCCTCGACCCGATCATCCACGTCTCCAGCTTCACGGCGTTGTTCGACCCCAACTGCAGCGTTCTCCATGCCGACCTCCCGGTGGTGGGCGGGTCCGACGGCTACGGGAAGTCGAAAGCGGAGGTGGAGAAGTACGCGCGAGGCCTCCAGGATGCGGGTGCGCCGGTGAGCATCACGTACCCGGGCATGGTGCTGGGGCCGCCGGCGGGCAACCAGTTCGGTGAAGCGGCAGAAGGTGTTCAAGCCGCGGTCCAGATGCGTGGGGTGCCGGGCCGCGGTGCCGCGTGGATCGTGGTCGACGTTCGAGACCTGGCCGCGTTGCATGCGGCGTTACTCGAGCCGGGCAAGGGACCACGCCGATATATGGCCGGCGGCAAGCGAGTTCCGATCGCCGACCTGGCGACGATGATCGGGAAGGCGGCGAACATGTCGCTGCGGGTGTACCCGGTACCGGATACGTTGTTGCGCAACATCGGAAAGGTAGTCGACGTCGTGGGCCCGCTTCTGCCCTTCGACGCGCCGGTCACCGCGGCGGCGATGCAGTACTACACGCAGATGCCGTCGTCTGACGATTCGCCCAGCGAGACCGAACTGGGAATCTCGTACCGCGATCCCCAGGAAACGCTGGCGGACACCGTTTCCGGGTTGAGACGAGTCGGAAGGCTGTGACCGGTGCCTCATCCGGCGAAGAAAGTTTGAAGGTTTCAGTAAACCCCTGACGTGGTAGCCCTCAGGACATGAACGTGAAACTGACGAAGATGATGCCCCTGTTGTTCTCGGGCGCCGCGGCAGTTGCCTTCGCAGTCGCGCCGGTGGCCGGTGCGCAGCCGGCGCCTCCTCCGTGTCTGAATGCCGACGGCACCCCGTGTGCGGTGACCGGCAACATCGACGCCTCTCCCGGTGGCGGTGCTGACGTGAACGTTCCCGGTGGTCCGCAAGGCACCGCTGATGGCGGCGGTGCGGCCGGTGTGATCCCCGGTGGCCCCGGTGGTAAGGCCGGACCCGGCGGCGCAAGCGGCTCGCTGGCTCCGAACGGACCTGGCGGAACAGCCGGCCCCGGTGGCGCGAGCGGCTGCCTGCCGAACGTCGGCTGCATCAACATCCCTGCCCCGTAACCACTAGCCAGCTCCATCCAGCGCCCAGCCAACGCGGCGCACGCTCTTCGCTGAGCGTGCGCCGCGTTGCTTTTCTGTAGGGACCCGGGCTTCAACGCCGAACGTGCGGTTTCCTCCGCATCCGAGGGCGTGTCACGTATGAATCCGCACCTTCGCGTAGCTAGGCACGTTCCAACGGTTTGACATTTTGTTGGGTTTTCCCAACACTGTGTTGTGTGAGTCCGGTGAAAAGGGGAAAAACGCTCCCCATCCACAACCGCATCGGTGTCCTGCGCGCAGAGCGTCGGATGACCCGAGCCGAGCTCGCCGCGCTGATCGACGTGAACCCGCAGACGGTCGGCGCGCTCGAACGTGGCGACCACTATCCGAGCCTGGACCTGGCGTTCCGGATCTGCGATGTCTTCGGTCTCCCCGTCGAGGCGGTGTTCTCCCGAACGGAGTTCACCCCGTTGTCCACCGAGCTCTACCGCACGAACACCCGATCGCAAGGAGGAGACCGAGATGTCCCCGTCGACCCGGCAGGCTGACCACACGTTGCTCGACCGCTACCAGGAGTCCCGCACCCGGCGGTTCCTCAAAAGAGAGCGCACATACGCGAATCTGCTTCCCGGCTGGCGCACGCAGTCCCGGCGGCGGCTTCTCGTCGTGGGTTTGGCCATCACGTTCGCGTTCCTGTTCGCGGTGAGCGTCTTGAGCGCATTCGGACTGCGGTGGGCACCCCTGCTCTGGCTGGGAGTGTGCATCGTCTTCCTCCCGCTGTGGACGATGCTGCAGATCGTGTCTGGCAGGCAGGGCGACGCCCCGGAGGCCGCACTCGACGAATACGAGGTGCAGCAGCGCAACAGTGCCCGCTCGATCGGTCTGACGATCACCCAGTACCTGATGCTGATCCCGATCGGCTACCTCCTCGTCGCGTCGATCTATCTGCAGGACACCGACACCGACGTGGCCTACTCGGGCGCGCTGATGTCGTTGGCCGTCCTGGTGTTCGGCGGTTGCGCGCCGGCGATGATCCTGGGCTGGTCCCGGCCGGACCCCGACGCCTGAACCGCGTTCAGAATCCCTGCGTCGGTAGAGTCGGCGACAGCCGTAGAAAGGATCCCGATGCTCGCCCTGACCACCTGGACCGGAGGACTGCTCGTCGCGACAGGGGTGATCGCGTACTTCGCCAGCGGGGCGGTCAGCGTCACCGCCCTGATTCCGGCCTTCGTCGGCATCCTCCTGCTCATCGCCGCCCTGATCGGGCGCCGCTCCGATCAAGCCCGCAAGATCGCAATGCACGCCGCCCTGGTGATCGCGCTGCTCGCCGCGCTCGGCGCGCTGCGCAACGTGTTCGGTCTTGGCGAGGTGTTCGCGGGCACGGCCGAGCGACCCGCAGCCGTCATCACGAGCACCATCATGTTCGTTCTGCTGCTGGTGTACTTGATCGCCGGTGTGCGCTCCTTCGTGAAGGCCCGCGCGGCACGCTGAGTCAGGCGGATCGTCCGCGTTCGCTGCGGTACCGGCGCACCAACGCGTCGGTCGAGGAGTCCGACTGTTCGGCGGGGGAGCCGTCGGCGGTGATGACCGGGAGCAGCGCCTTGGCTTGAGTCTTACCGAGTTCGACACCCCACTGATCGAACGAGTCGATACCCCAGACGACTCCCTCGGTGAACACCTGGTGTTCGTAGAGTGCGATCAACTGTCCGAGCACCGACGGGGTCAACTGGGTCGCGAGGATCGACGTGCTGGGCCGGTTACCCGGCATCACCTTGTGCGGCACCACATCCGGCGGAGTGCCTTCGGCGGCGATCTCCTCGGCGGTCTTGCCGAATGCGAGGACCTGCGTCTGGGCGAAGAAGTTGCTCATCAACAGGTCGTGCATGCTGCCCTTGCCATCGGCGGTCGGCAGGTCGTCGGTGGGCTGTGAGAAGCCGATGAAGTCGGAAGGCACCAGACGCGTGCCCTGATGCAGCAGTTGATAGAACGCGTGCTGGCCGTTGGTTCCCGGTTCGCCCCAGAAGATCTCACCGGTGCTCGTGGTGACCGGCGTACCGTCGGCGCGCACCGACTTGCCGTTCGACTCCATCGTCAGCTGCTGCAGATAGGCGGCGAAGCGGGCCAGGTCATTCGAATACGGCAGCACCGCACGGGTTTCAGCGCCGAAGAACTCGTTGTACCAGAGCCCGATCAGTCCGAGCAGCGCAGGTACGTTGGACTCCAGCGGTGCGGTGCGGAAGTGCTCGTCGACGATGTGGAACCCGGACAGGAACTCGGCGAACCGCTCGCGGCCGATCACCGCCATCACGCTCAAGCCGATCGCGCTGTCGACCGAATACCGGCCGCCGACCCAGTCCCAGAATCCGAACATGTTCTCGGTGTTGATGCCGAAATCGTCGACCAGCTTCTTGTTCGTCGATACCGCCACGAAATGCCGTGACACCGCGGCGTTTCCGAGCGCATCGGTCAGCCAGCGACGCGCCGCCGTCGCGTTGGTCAGCGTCTCGAGCGTCGAGAACGTCTTCGACGCGACGATGAAAAGCGTTGTCGCAGGGTCGAGCCCGTCGAGGGTGGCGACCAGATCGGCAGGGTCGACGTTGGAGACGAACCGCGCCGAGATGCCCGCGTCGGCATAGTGCCGTAACGCGAGGGTGACCATCGCCGGTCCGAGGTCCGACCCGCCGATGCCGATGTTGACGACGGTCTTGATCGCCTCGCCCGTTGCGCCGGTCCACTCGCCGCTGCGCAACCGGTCGGTGAAGTCACCCATCTTGTCGAGCACCTCGTGCACGTCGGCGACGACGTTCTGCCCGTCGACGACCAGTTGGGCACCGCGCGGCAACCGCAAGGCGGTATGCAGGACGGCGCGGTCCTCGGAGGTGTTGATGTGCACGCCGGAGAACATCGCGTCACGCTTCTGCTCCAAGCGCGCCGCGCGGGCCAAATCCACCAGCAGGCTCAGCGTCTCGCGCGTGACCCGATGCTTGCTGTAGTCGATGTAGAGGTCGCCGACCGTCATGGCGAGCTCGGTGCCGCGGGCCGGATCCTCGGCGAACAACTCGCGCAGGTGTTTCGCACCGATATCACCGTGATGCCGCTGCAACGCCTGCCACGCCGGAGTCGCGGTGATATCGGGTATCTGGTCGGAGTCGGCACTCATGAACATGACCCTAGTGCGGCGAAATGGCCAAAGGTGTACAGAAGAGTTATGGATACCGCGAAGCTGCTGTCGTCAGTGCCCACCGGACTGTGGATCGGTGGTGAGGAACGCGAGAGCGCGTCCACCTTCGATGTGCTCGACCCGTCCGACGACTCGGTGATCGCCTCCGTCGCCAACGCGACCGCCGACGATGCGATCGCCGCGCTCGACGCCGCGTGCGCCGTGCAGGCCGAGTGGGCGGCCACCGCCCCGCGCGAACGCGGCGAGATCCTGCGCGCGGTGTTCGAGAAGATCACCGAACGCGCCGAGGACATCGCGACGCTGATGACTCTCGAGATGGGCAAGGTGCTGCGCGAGAGCATG includes:
- a CDS encoding precorrin 6A synthase is translated as MPSGPGGYVCPAGANTEGILAGVTRRIHVIGIGAGDPDYVTAQAVAALNDTQVFFAMDKGSRTRGGQNAEAKDDLVALRRHICQRFIREPGYRFVELSDPPRVRDVPDGPAYRQAVADWHAARARVWADAIENELAPDGVGGFLAWGDPSLYDSTLRILDTVAIHVDIDCDVIPGITAIQALTARHRIPLNDVGEPVLVTTGRQLRDHGLTGSAVVMLDADCSFLTCPPDTRIWWGAYLGTPDELLMAGTVGDVGEEIARVRADARQRHGWIMDTYLLRSANAHG
- the guaD_1 gene encoding cytidine/deoxycytidylate deaminase, with product MDFVQRTVDLARRNVEEGGRPFATVIARDGEVLAESANQVAQTHDPTAHAEILAIRKACTKLGTEHLTGATIYVLAHPCPMCLGSLYYCSPDEVVFLTTRDDYARYYVDDRKYFELNTFYDEFAKNWDERRLPMRYQPDDAAIEVYRLWMQRNDPERRGE
- a CDS encoding membrane spanning protein is translated as MSFLLRAALTGIALWVVTLLVPGIRFVGAESQLQEIGIIFVVAVVFGLVNAIIKPIVQIISIPLYILTLGLIHIVINALMLWITSWITEHTTHWGLYIDDFWWTAIWAAIVLSIVSWLLSLVTGGAVRRD
- the mutM_1 gene encoding formamidopyrimidine-DNA glycosylase, with the translated sequence MPELPEVEALADHLRRHAVGQTVGRIDVSAFSVLKTFDPPITALHGQTVTGADRWGKYLGLKVGDLHLITHLSRAGWLRWSDKLAAAPLKPGKGPIALRVHLGPPGEGAGFDLTEAGTQKRLAVWVVDDPVKVPGIATLGPDALSLGPDDLAGLLAANRGRIKTVITDQKVIAGIGNAYSDEILHVARISPFATAAKLTDAQLSALHDAMIGVLSDAVTRSVGQQAATLKGEKRSGLRVHARAGLPCPVCGDTVREVSFADKSFQYCPTCQTGGKVLADRRLSRLLK
- a CDS encoding chorismate mutase, coding for MILLRSATFLLVALFVALSPGVAAGQPASGLYRLVDTAAQRLATADDVAAAKWINGGPITDRQRADAVLDAVAADASARGIDQGYVRAVFTNQIDATEGVEYTRFGQWKFDPASAPNTAPDLNATRSQIDEFNKAMVDEIAQQWNSLHAPNCTFELKHAIDAVVNARQLDPLYRHALSAATRSYCKLT
- the fabG_6 gene encoding short-chain dehydrogenase; the encoded protein is MTRQKILITGASSGLGAGMARAFAAKGRDLALCARRIDRLDELKAELLERHRGINVAVAALDVTDHEQVPKVFAELSDELGGIDRVIVNAGVGKGAPLGSGKLWANKATIETNLVAALVQIETALEMFKKAGSGHLVLVSSVLGNKGVPGVKAAYAASKAGVSSLGESLRAEYAHGPIKVTVLEPGYIESEMTAKSQSTTLMVDNETGVRAMVAAIERESGRAAVPWWPWAPLVKVLRVLPPQLTTPFA
- a CDS encoding NAD-dependent epimerase/dehydratase — translated: MRVLLTGGTGFVGAWTAKAVADAGHQVRFLVRDPARLKTSAAEIGVATDDYAVGDIADAESTAAAMDGCDAVIHSAAMVSVDPRQADKMLRTNLDGAHNVLGVAAERGLDPIIHVSSFTALFDPNCSVLHADLPVVGGSDGYGKSKAEVEKYARGLQDAGAPVSITYPGMVLGPPAGNQFGEAAEGVQAAVQMRGVPGRGAAWIVVDVRDLAALHAALLEPGKGPRRYMAGGKRVPIADLATMIGKAANMSLRVYPVPDTLLRNIGKVVDVVGPLLPFDAPVTAAAMQYYTQMPSSDDSPSETELGISYRDPQETLADTVSGLRRVGRL
- a CDS encoding XRE family transcriptional regulator, which encodes MTRAELAALIDVNPQTVGALERGDHYPSLDLAFRICDVFGLPVEAVFSRTEFTPLSTELYRTNTRSQGGDRDVPVDPAG